From a single Actinomyces viscosus genomic region:
- a CDS encoding twin-arginine translocase TatA/TatE family subunit → MFGISGSEFLVIVLVAVVVVGPQRLPEYTRKLTQLVRQLRVFLDNARSQIAEEVGPEMADLDLSSLDPRQYDPRKIVRDALGEDIDAIREDLAHPFRSVGSAAKEISDDAAKAVNDVVKQDRANSLSKQIEAKRAEQLAAKDKDAAQDTEKDAADAAQPAESTAKPAEDSDSPETSESTETSENSAPPQGVLQKTDSVEAEAEPEPAEPDDQAESQADSPTEPEAVETEQPEPAERAEQPDEVEPVPEPADAPGDVPVEVPASLAEPSADPEQSEEASEAVDDQVDDHANRVRPLSPRDIVRAANAAARTRAEAARVAVDF, encoded by the coding sequence GTGTTCGGCATTTCTGGATCTGAGTTCCTCGTCATCGTCCTGGTGGCGGTGGTCGTGGTCGGGCCGCAGCGCTTGCCCGAGTACACCCGCAAGCTCACGCAGCTGGTGCGTCAGCTCAGGGTGTTCCTGGACAACGCGCGCAGCCAGATCGCCGAGGAGGTCGGCCCCGAGATGGCCGACCTGGACCTGTCCAGCCTCGACCCGCGCCAGTACGACCCGCGCAAGATCGTGCGCGACGCCCTGGGGGAGGACATCGACGCCATCCGCGAGGACCTCGCCCACCCCTTCCGGTCCGTCGGCTCGGCCGCCAAGGAGATCTCCGACGACGCCGCCAAGGCCGTCAACGACGTCGTCAAGCAGGACCGGGCCAACTCGCTGAGCAAGCAGATCGAGGCCAAGCGGGCCGAGCAGCTCGCTGCGAAGGACAAGGACGCTGCGCAGGACACAGAGAAGGACGCCGCCGACGCCGCCCAGCCTGCTGAGAGCACCGCGAAGCCGGCGGAAGACTCCGATAGCCCTGAGACCTCTGAGAGCACCGAGACGTCTGAGAACTCCGCTCCGCCGCAGGGGGTGCTCCAGAAGACGGACAGCGTCGAGGCCGAGGCTGAGCCGGAGCCGGCTGAGCCCGACGATCAGGCAGAGTCACAGGCAGACTCTCCCACTGAGCCTGAGGCCGTCGAGACTGAGCAGCCGGAGCCGGCTGAGCGGGCCGAGCAGCCGGATGAGGTGGAGCCGGTGCCCGAGCCGGCGGACGCCCCGGGGGACGTCCCGGTGGAGGTCCCGGCCAGTCTCGCCGAGCCGAGCGCCGATCCCGAGCAGTCGGAGGAGGCATCCGAGGCAGTCGATGACCAGGTCGATGACCACGCCAACCGGGTGCGTCCGCTCTCCCCGCGTGACATCGTGCGCGCCGCCAACGCCGCCGCCCGCACCCGTGCCGAGGCCGCACGCGTCGCCGTCGACTTCTAA